CCGGTACCACCGACATGTTCTCCGTTTCCCCGCCCAGGAGCAGGCTGTTGTTAGCGGCTCTCAGCCTGCTGGTGACCCggctctcctgctcctctctgtcgGTCTCAGACATCCCGCACATCGCCTCCTTTTTCGGGACTAAAACCCGGTACGAGGAGGTGAACCCGCACCTGCTGCGGGACATCTCCTCCGTGAACAGATCCGTGTTAAAACCCCCACCCACCGAGGGCTGCACCCCGGTACACCTCACCGCCGTCATCAGGCACGGAAGCCGGTTCCCACCGCGAAGAACATCCGGCGGATCCAGAGACTGAGCGAGCTGGTCCGGACCGAAGCTTCCCGAAACTCCGCGGACTGGCTGCAGGAGATCCAGGGCCGCTGGGAGATGTGGTACACCGAGGACATGGACGGTGAGACCGGGAGACTGAAGGGGGACTGAGGGGGGACCGAGGGGGGACCGAAGGGGAGACTGAGGGGGGACTGAAGGGGGACTGAGGGGGGACTGAGGGGGGACTGAAGGGGAGACTGAGGGGGGACTGAGGGGGGACTGAAGGGGGACTGAGGGGGGACTGAGGGGGGACTGAAGGGGAGACTGAGGGGGGACTGAAGGGGGACTGAGGGGGGACTGAAGGGGAGACTGAGGGGGGACTGAAGGGGGACTGAGGGGGGACCGAGGGGGGACTGAAGGGGAGACTGAAGGGGGACTGAGGGGGGACTGAAGGGGGACTGAGGGGGGACTGAAGGGGAGACTGAAGGGGGACTGAGGGGGGACTGAAGGGGGACCGAGGGGGGACCGAGGGGGGACCGAAGGGGGACCGAGGGGGGACCGAAGGGGAGACCGAAGGGGGACTGAGGGGGGACTGAGGGGGGGACTAGTTTTAACCAGCAAATAGATGTTTCACAGGAAACTTAGAAACAGGgtcattaaaaaacaagttgtaGAAAGTGACTATATATGTTTACTTTAcaactgaatttatagaaaaaaTTTTAGGAGCTGCACCTCAACACTAAAGCCAAGTTGGCTGGATGACGGCCCGACATGTAACCCCCAATAAGCTGAAGCGGCCCACAGTCCGTATTTCGAGTTCACTTTTCTAACCGGGGCTCCGGAGACTCATCGGCAACAGCGTCATTTTCAAGTAAACatcagactgagagctggagctgaggtgggtttcaAAGCCTTATGACAActttacatcgcgcccacctgtcaatcatgtcagctacgcgctcAACTGGATAACAtgtatcattcataaaatcaaaacggagccgtttttaaaaaaaatcatcccccatacagtgtgtgcccatgacgACAATAACTAGTCAGACCTACttcgttttttgtaccaggcagTAAACGGGCATTATcgaatgtggtgtgtatgtgactcctggtgcttctgcagccagcctcaagtggacactcgatgaactgcaggattttgcacttttgcattcgcttcatttttcaagaccggaggttgctgcttacTTTAAAAGTTGCCTCAGATCCAGCTCTCAGCCTTTCATTAGGTTTACTGACAGTTAGGTTAAGATACCTTTTCCAGCATGGTGCACGGTCACTGACAGGGTACCcaaaagccccctgcagtaacagatgatgtcactcaggcttcgtccattacagtctatgggtgCGACTGGCTGGACTTGCTATACAAAGGAGGATGGTGGACAGCGAGGGTCAGACAAAGTAGCGCAACACTATTACTGACAGTCACACGTCAGCAACTTGTCGTCATTTCTAAACAAAATGAGGTCATTAACTTACTGTATGTGTTGTACTGATTGTGCAACCCGACTACGGTATCATTTATTTTACTGGCCAAATTGAAATTTTAGCCACATTTGGCAAGTGGCGGGTGCTAAATTTCGACCCTGTCTGTCTGCCATTATCTCTCCGGTTCACTGTCACATGTTATCTTTATCTGCCTCTGTCCTCTGCCAAGTGCTCTTTGATGCAGTGCTCCCATGTCTCTTTTACTCACTCTCTGTTTACCTTCAACCCCACATCAAACTCTCCCACTCACTGCCATCTTCACTTGCATCCTTTctaattattcttttttttttactcctctaTTCcagtttcctttctttttccatttgcaATTACTGTGACTattaattaagaaaaacacagcactgGCACATCCCTCCCCAATGGTTGATTTCTACAGGGAAACACACATgcaagatacacacacacaagccttgTTCACACAGGTGCTCACCTTGCAAAGCGCAGGAAGACAGTTGCAGAGAGTGCAGTGTCATAACCGTTGCCTAATTACCAGTTGGGTTACAACAGCTGCGCAGAGTCGCACCNNNNNNNNNNNNNNNNNNNNNNNNNNNNNNNNNNNNNNNNNNNNNNNNNNNNNNNNNNNNNNNNNNNNNNNNNNNNNNNNNNNNNNNNNNNNNNNNNNNNNNNNNNNNNNNNNNNNNNNNNNNNNNNNNNNNNNNNNNNNNNNNNNNNNNNNNNNNNNNNNNNNNNNNNNNNNNNNNNNNNNNNNNNNNNNNNNNNNNNNCTGCGTTCTTCTTGTGTTCCTACGAGCTCTCCATCAAGTCTGTACACTCGCcgtggtgtttcctgtttgacGAGAAGGACgcaaaggtacacacacacacacacacacacacacacacacacacacacacacacacaaacaaacactttaaattagCAAAttgtcaggcttttattttgaaatttcgAATTACTTTACTtgctttgtgcttttattttgaaataaagtaagacccttctggtagatggaaggttaaGACATGAAGTTaagaacagaaacaggaagtggtcaaACAGCTGGATTAACTCGTGCACTGCTGCAGGTTTTAGAGTACAAGTCGGACCTGAAGCAGTACTGGAAGCGCTCTCACGGTCACGCCATCAGCAGTATGTCCAGCTGTCCCCTCTTCCACCACGTCTTCAGGACGCTCGACAAAGCCGGACGTCCCCGCAGGTCggtgacatcacacacaaacacaaatcgcCTCTGTGTAGAATTTAAACTCTGTAAAGTAGGAAGTCAGTCTGACTGTCGCTGCCGGCGTCCCGCAGGGCCACAGACGAGCCGCCAGAGCCCGCCTCCATCCTGGTGGGTCACGCTGAGacgctcctccccctcctctccctgctGGGACTCTACAAGGACCAGACTCCGCCCACCGCCAGCAACTACCACTCACAGCACGGTAAGAAGCCCCACCCATGTCCTGACATCCAATCAGAGATGAGGACACAAAATGTATCTCTTCAAACAAAATGGCTGCTAACTTTTAGGTCctctaaagttttgttttctgactttGCTAGCAGCGCTTCGACCGTCTGTTTCAGAGCATTTCTCACGtttgctgttgctaggttaccaaAATTGGCTTTTGGCACTCCCACTTCCTGTTGTAGTTTCCGTTAAGTTGCTTTGCGTTTCACATCTAAATAATGTAACACTGAACTGTCTGAACTGAAAAATGTCTACACACCTGAACTTGTCGTGTCTCACAGGAAGGAGTTTCCGCTCGAGTCTCATCGTCCCGTACGCCGCCAACGTGCTCTTCGTCCTGTACGACTGCCAGCGAGGCCCGCGCCTGCAGCTGCTCGTCAACGAGTCGCCGGTCCGATTCCCGGGGCTCGAGAATGAAGACGCGCCGCTGTACCGGGACGTCAGGGCCGTataccgccacctgctggacgGCTGCGACTTCGAGAAGGAGTGCGAGGGGCGGAGCGTTGGCCGCGCACCGAACATCGAACTCTGagcggaaaaaaaacaaaccgaCCTCTGACGCCATAAAAGAACAGTTCAGACCGAGTGAATCTTTACCTGGTCACCTGAGATCACCTCTATTGACCTCAGCGTCTAGTTTCAGACTGTGATGAAGATATGACCAATCTTTAAGCCCCGCCCCTTAGCTGTGGCCGGCAATCACAGTCCATCAATTTAATTCAACCAGGAAAACCTCGAGATAGGAAGTAGTGAAGGATCCTGTGAGCATGAAAACGGTACGTTCAAAGACGTGGTGGGTCACCTGACCCCCCCAGGTTTACCCCCTCCTCCTttatcgccccctgctggtgaccTGGTGTTTGTTCCTTTAAGAAAACAGAAGACGCTGATGGTTCCTTCctcgtgtgtgtttttcatattGAATGATTAGTTCCAGTTTTTCTTATCAGGTGTGCAGTGTCTACTTCTGAGTCTGCAGGATCtcgcttctgattggctgctgaccttcagtgtgttcaGATGCCTGATAAGACGCGTACAACCCCAACCTGGTTTCCTGTAATCTGGTTGGTGAATTACTGCAGGGGTGACTGAGTTTgtaagtctctttttttaaaggagcaggaCAAATTCAATTTATGTTCCGGGGTCAGTTTGCTTTAAACGGTTTCTTCTTCTCAAAGTGTCAAAATATTCAAGAATTTTTtaaaccacatgttttaaaacgatacagtctgttattttaatgatcgatatccagaggcgctgcttgtcaacaggcaactgctttggggccccagaccagtagggggccccaaaGCAGCGTCCAAAAACATGCTAATTTTTGCAATGGGGGTATAGGAAACCAGCCTAACGGGTCCCATCTGACACCACTCCCTCTTGTTTGCCCTGGGCCCAAACAGACTGAATCAACTCAGAATCAAAAAGTATAGAAACTtttgaaaaaacagaaagaatcCAGGAAAGAAATGCAAGAAGTAAGAGTGCAGGAGTTTTCTTGGAATTTATGATAATTAAAACAAGACAATAAACAATCTTTGGTttctaggacttctatttttgttgccgtggaatTTAAACACTAATCAGTTTGACTAGAATCGTATAAGTTATCAATTCTGATACTGCGACATCTCTAccttatttgtgttttcatgccGGATTATTTTGTGCCAAAACTTTGCTTCTCACTGCGCTATAGAGTTTACAAGAAACTGCTGCTTCTACACGACGTTTTCTCCAATttcaccactagatgtcactgttgttatttagcACGACTGTAGATTAAGGTTGTATCGTTCTCTTCTCATTTACGAACCTTTTGAATGTTGTTTGGTGATTAGCTGGATTACTCTTCGATATCGCTATTAGAACgtttattttaaaggaagaatgtgcgactttttgatccagtagatgtcgccccttgagcaccagcataaaaccaaaacaaacttcctgtttggccacgcctcctccatcctgcagcctccgctctcctgcagagacacacctccaacccctctgaCCTCGTATTCGAAAGGAGTTAAGCTCAAGCGGCGGACAAacttgtcctttgctcgagctgcaatcacctgtgtcctgcgtTATtgttttagcatgctaatgttagcgctctttagttagctcgtagcttcacattgttgtgttagcatgctaatgttagcgctctttagttagctcgtagcttcacatttcatgtaaactgacacagaatgagcgtgatctaaaaactcttactaacatccaaataatcagtgagtatgttcttcttcttctctctagttcttgactaaaacagcttttatacacaaggggaggagccggccgtcccgtccatgtaaacacggctctgacaacaacacagccagcgggactcgagcttctccctcattgtagacagtcaggactcagagacacatttacacaggacagactttatgatttattgatgtgtcacacattcttcctttacaTTTTGTCCTCATGAGAGTTGGTTTATTTGTAAATTTGATGGATGAAAACTTAAAGaagctgcatgtttaaaaacagattatgTGACAGGGTGGAAGATATGACGATATTAAATActgagaaacactttttaactTTCAGTAACTGAAGTCAAGCTGAATGAAACTCAGagtctctgttttctgtttgtcaagcagcaacctctggtgttaaaaaataaagtcgatgctgaagtgtaaaatcctgcagttcctggagtgtccactagaggctggctgcagaagcacaggaagtcacatacacacccattctaaaaagcctgtttttacagcagagatgaacatgtttacagcctggttcaaaaaaccaaataggtgtgattagctcatgtctggatggacacacactgtacggggggtgaatgttttgatgactcatcagttttgatttgatgaaggataagagttattcacaataaggcgtgtagctgacctgattgacaggtgggcgcggtgtaacggtttgtcaggaggtttaaaacccgcctcagctccagctctcagcctgtcgttaggttgactgaaagttagactgagacagcatttccagcatggagaccgccatcgatgggactccagcgccccctgcaggaacagacgggggacgtcactcaggcttcaaattttcatatttacagtctaaggtgtttgtgtgtgggttttgGTGAACTGTCCCTTTAACCTTTAGTAGAATGTCGTGAATCAGAGTCGACACTACAGGGTTTATTCAGATGAGATTCTCTTCAGGggtttaaagtgttttatgttctttatttattctgttttaataaTATTGGGACACGTTTGATTCTTTTTCTACTAATTTTgcttctgtagttttattttgtttgtttcggGTCCCAGAGCTGAAGTGTTTCATGCTGTAGTTCCTCTAATGGCCACCAGGTGCTGCTGTGATGAACGTTTGAGCTGCAGGGATCcaaacaattattttctttcagggtgtaattttcttttttcaaaatttgTGCCAAAATAAGCTTAAATGGCCAGTCAGCTTTGatcactttttgtgtttttcggTTTCAGCTTTTCACTCTGTGCTTCTTCTTTTAATGTAATTGTTATTGAAAAACGATGGAGgccaaatgttttaaattgaagCGCTTTAATAAACGTTTTTCACTGAAACAgaacaaagtgttttttgtcttcagagacagctctctatgtttaaaatttagactgcagtacccattttaaacactaggtgtcagttacatactgctcctttaaaaatcagatttatttttatcatgacaaataaaaaacacttaaacatcatattttgtttttattacatcaTCCAGCAGTTTTTACACCAGAActcaacaggaaacaaaaactacactgtaaaaaaaaaagatcctgattttatttatgtttatcaAACTGACGCTGTGATGTCCAATCATCAGGCAAGTTTATAATTTATACCAAAACTTTAATTTGACTTTTGAAGGCATCACAATCAAACAGTTTATAAACCAATAAGTAAACTATTATCAACGAGGAACCACAGCTCAGTTCAAACTCATTGAAACATCAGGATcccaaaatccaaacaaaataataataataataataataaaagtacaCTTCATGAAAACGATGAATAATCCCCCTTCTGACAGTTTCGGCTCCATTTTCTGGAGTTTAGATTCATACTTGCatgtttgtatattttacagagtaaacatttaaaggaaaacaaaacagtttatgAGTCTGTAATATCCTGATAATTTCAGATCTTCTAGACGTTTCTAAGATAAAATAGAGCTCTctgtaaaaatgttgaataataaACTGAGAATCAAGAAAAAAGTTGTACAAAGTTAATCCTGATTAATgtcatgctattttgtcccttcaggctctccgtagatagtggtcctcagtgtctccctgtagtctcagtgatgtaaaagaaggacactgctgcatctttcaatgtctcatttcactttaacaaactctcagacagctcagctgacaagAACAAAGTAATCTCTCTCGCTCGCATAGACGGGACAAAAGTCGAGGAAGGAGGGCGC
The genomic region above belongs to Labrus bergylta chromosome 21, fLabBer1.1, whole genome shotgun sequence and contains:
- the minpp1b gene encoding LOW QUALITY PROTEIN: multiple inositol polyphosphate phosphatase 1b (The sequence of the model RefSeq protein was modified relative to this genomic sequence to represent the inferred CDS: inserted 1 base in 1 codon; added 393 bases not found in genome assembly) → MFSVSPPRSRLLLAALSLLVTRLSCSSLSVSDIPHIASFFGTKTRYEEVNPHLLRDISSVNRSVLKPPPTEGCTPVHLTAVIRHGSRXPTAKNIRRIQRLSELVRTEASRNSADWLQEIQGRWEMWYTEDMDGQLVMKGREDLRQLAKRLCVLFPSLLSEENLRRISLRSSSKHRCVSSVEAFQEGLQDAWRRGEVQYSHEVDDELMRFFERCRGFVEGVENNRTALIEVEKFKHGDEMDGVRRRMAEKLGLSHHRLTPELVEAAFFLCSYELSIKSVHSPWCFLFDEKDAKVLEYKSDLKQYWKRSHGHAISSMSSCPLFHHVFRTLDKAGRPRRATDEPPEPASILVGHAETLLPLLSLLGLYKDQTPPTASNYHSQHGRSFRSSLIVPYAANVLFVLYDCQRGPRLQLLVNESPVRFPGLENEDAPLYRDVRAVYRHLLDGCDFEKECEGRSVGRAPNIEL